From Anomalospiza imberbis isolate Cuckoo-Finch-1a 21T00152 chromosome 6, ASM3175350v1, whole genome shotgun sequence, one genomic window encodes:
- the CTR9 gene encoding RNA polymerase-associated protein CTR9 homolog produces MSRGSIEIPLRDTDEVIELDFDQLPEGDEVISILKQEHTQLHIWIALALEYYKQGKTEDFVKLLEAARIDGNLDYRDHEKDQMTCLDTLAAYYVQQARKEKNKDNKKELITQATLLYTMADKIIMYDQNHLLGRACFCLLEGDKMDQADAQFHFVLNQSPNNIPALLGKACISFNKKDYRGALAYYKKALRTNPGCPAEVRLGMGHCFVKLNKLEKARLAFSRALELNSKCVGALVGLAVLELNNKEADSIKNGVQLLSRAYTIDPSNPMVLNHLANHFFFKKDYGKVQHLALHAFHNTEVEAMQAESCYQLARSFHVQEDYDQAFQYYYQATQFASSSFVLPFFGLGQMYIYRGDKENASQCFEKVLKAYPNNYETMKILGSLYAASEDQEKRDIAKGHLKKVTEQYPDDVEAWIELAQILEQTDIQGALSAYGTATRILQEKVQADVPPEILNNVGALHFRLGNLGEAKKYFLASLDRAKAEAEHDEHYYNAISVTTSYNLARLYEAMCEFHEAEKLYKNILREHPNYVDCYLRLGAMARDKGNFYEASDWFKEALQINQDHPDAWSLIGNLHLAKQEWGPGQKKFERILKQPSTQNDTYSMLALGNVWLQTLHQPTRDREKEKRHQDRALAIYKQVLRNDPKNLYAANGIGAVLAHKGYFREARDVFAQVREATADISDVWLNLAHIYVEQKQYISAVQMYENCLRKFYKHQNTEVLLYLARALFKCGKLQECKQTLLKARHVAPSDTVLMFNVALVLQRLATSVLKDEKSNLKEVLNAVKELELAHRYFSYLSKVGDKMRFDLALAATEARQCSDLLSQAQYHVARARKQDEEERELRAKQEQEKELLRQKLLKEQEEKRLREKEEQKKLLEQRAQYVEKTKNILMFTGEVEGSKEKKRGGGGGRRSKKGAGEFDEFVNDDSDEDLPISRKKKKRKGSGSEQDGEEEEGERKKKKRRRPQKAEEGSDDEEHENGPRPKKRRPPKAEKKKAPKPERLPPSMKGKIKSKAIISSSDDSSDEDKLKIADDGHARNSNSDSEEGEQQHSKRIVSDSDSDNRNKSGSEAGSPRRSSARVSEEESDSDRSPRKRRRSESEQSDNESVQSGRSRGSGGSENESRPASRSAESDRDSERGSDHEGSARASGNESEPEVSNDEGSEGGSDDSD; encoded by the exons ATGTCGCGGGGCTCCATCGAGATCCCTCTCCGGGACACCGACGAG GTTATTGAGCTTGACTTCGATCAGTTGCCCGAGGGTGATGAAGTTATAAGTATACTGAAACAGGAACACACGCAGCTGCACATATGGATTGCCCTAGCG CTGGAGTACTACAAGCAAGGCAAAACAGAAGACTTtgtgaagctgctggaagctgcccGCATCGATGGCAACCTGGACTACAGAGACCACGAGAAAGATCAGATGACATGCCTGGACACTCTGGCAGCCTACTATGTACAGCAGGCTCGGAAGGAGAAGAACAAAGACAACAAGAAGGAGCTCATCACCCAGGCCACCCTGCTGTACACTATGGCTGACAAAATCATCATGTACGATCAG AATCACTTGTTGGGAAGAGCCTGCTTTTGCCTGCTTGAAGGTGATAAGATGGACCAAGCTGATGCACAGTTCCACTTCGTGCTCAACCAGTCTCCAAATAATATTCCTGCCCTACTTG GTAAGGCATGCATTTCTTTCAACAAGAAAGATTATAGAGGAGCCCTTGCCTACTACAAGAAAGCACTGCGTACCAATCCAGGCTGCCCAG CCGAGGTTCGGTTGGGAATGGGCCACTGCTTCGTGAAACTGAACAAGCTGGAAAAAGCTCGCTTGGCCTTCAGCAGGGCTCTGGAGCTGAATTCCAAGTGTGTCGGGGCCTTGGTTGGACTGGCTGTTCTGGAACTCAATAATAAGGAG GCGGATTCCATCAAGAATGGTGTTCAACTCCTCTCTAGGGCTTACACCATTGATCCCAGTAATCCAATGGTGTTGAATCACTTGGCAAATCACTTCTTTTTCAAGAAG gacTATGGTAAAGTACAGCACTTGGCTCTTCATGCTTTCCATAACACAGAAGTGGAAGCAATGCAGGCAGAGAGCTGTTACCAGCTGGCAAGGTCTTTTCACGTGCAG GAAGATTATGATCAAGCTTTCCAGTATTATTACCAGGCCACTCAGTTTGCCTCATCTTCTTTTGTACTTCCGTTTTTTGGATTGGGTCAAATGTACATTTATCGAGGGGACAAAGAGAATGCTTCACAATGCTTTGAAAAAGTCTTGAAAGCCTATCCTAACAATTATGAGACTATGAAAATCCTTGGATCTCTTTATGCAGCTTCAGAAGATCAAGAGAAACGGGATATTGCAAAG GGGCATTTAAAGAAAGTCACAGAACAATATCCTGATGATGTAGAGGCATGGATTGAGCTAGCCCAAATTCTAGAACAGACTGATATACAG GGTGCTCTGTCAGCTTATGGAACAGCCACACGCATTCTGCAGGAGAAAGTACAGGCTGATGTCCCTCCAGAGATCCTGAATAATGTGGGTGCCCTGCACTTCAGGCTGGGAAACCTGGGAGAAGCAAAG AAATACTTCCTGGCATCGCTGGATCGTGCGAAAGCAGAGGCTGAGCACGATGAGCATTACTACAATGCCATCTCTGTGACAACATCCTACAACCTTGCCAGGCTCTACGAGGCCATGTGTGAATTTCACGAAGCTGAAAAGCTctataaaaacattttgagaGAACATCCAAATTATGTTGATT GCTACTTGCGCTTGGGAGCTATGGCCAGGGACAAAGGGAATTTTTATGAGGCTTCTGATTGGTTTAAAGAAGCACTTCAAATCAATCAG GATCATCCAGATGCCTGGTCTCTGATTGGCAATCTTCATTTGGCTAAACAAGAGTGGGGTCCAGGACAGAAGAAATTTGAAAGAATATTGAAGCAGCCCTCCACACAAAATGATACTTATTCCATGCTGGCTCTTGGCAACGTCTGGTTGCAGACTCTCCATCAACCCACAAGAGACAGAGAAAAG GAGAAACGTCACCAAGACCGTGCATTAGCCATCTACAAGCAAGTCCTCAGAAATGACCCAAAGAATTTGTATGCTGCTAATGGCATAG GAGCTGTCTTGGCACACAAAGGATATTTCCGTGAAGCTCGTGATGTTTTTGCCCAAGTGAGAGAGGCCACAGCAGATATCAGCGATGTGTGGCTGAATTTGGCACATATCTACGTGGAGCAGAAGCAGTACATCAGTGCTGTGCAGATG tatGAAAACTGCCTCAGAAAGTTCTATAAGCATCAAAACACCGAAGTGTTGTTATATTTGGCCCGGGCACTGTTTAAATGTGGCAAATTACAGGAATGCAAACAAACTTTGTTAAAG GCCAGGCATGTGGCTCCAAGTGATACAGTCCTCATGTTTAATGTAGCTTTAGTGCTGCAAAGACTTGCTACCTCTGTCCTGAAAGATGAAAAAAGCAATCTGAAGGAAGTCCTTAATGCTGTGAAAGAACTGGAGCTCGCCCACAG GTACTTCAGTTACTTGAGTAAAGTAGGTGATAAGATGAGATTTGACTTGGCACTTGCTGCTACAGAAGccag GCAATGCTCCGACTTACTGAGCCAGGCCCAGTATCATGTGGCTCGGGCACGCAAGCAGGatgaggaggagagggagctgCGTGccaagcaggagcaggagaaggagctgcttcGCCAGAAACTGCTTAAAGAACAG GAAGAGAAGCGcctgagagaaaaagaagagcagaagaaaCTTCTGGAACAAAGAGCTCAATATGTGGAGAAGACCAAGAATATTCTGATGTTCACTGGTGAAGTAGAAGgatcaaaggagaaaaaacgTGGTGGCGGTGGAGGCAGG CGCTCCAAAAAAGGAGCAGGGGAGTTTGATGAGTTTGTCAATGATGACAGTGATGAAGATCTGCCCATctctagaaagaaaaagaagaggaagggcAGTGGTAGTGAACAGGAtggggaagaagaggagggtgagagaaagaagaagaagaggaggag ACCCCAGAAGGCAGAAGAGGGGAGTGACGATGAAGAACATGAAAACGGCCCGCGGCCTAAAAAGCGACGTCCacccaaagcagagaagaagAAGGCT CCCAAACCAGAACGTCTGCCTCCTTCAATGAAAGGAAAGATCAAATCAAAAGCCATCATTTCATCAAGTGATGATTCTTCTGATGAGGACAAACTCAAAATTGCTGATGATGG GCACGCTAGAAATAGCAACAGTGATTCTGAGGAGGgcgagcagcagcacagcaaacGCATTGTTTCCGACAGCGATTCCGATAACAGGAACAAGTCTGGCAGCGAGGCAGGCAGTCCCCGCAGGTCCAGCGCCCGCGTGTCCGAGGAGGAGTCTGACAGTGACAGGTCCCCGAGGAAGAGGCGGCGCTCGGAGTCGGAGCAGTCGGACAATGAGTCCGTGCAGTCGGGGAGGAGCcgcggctccggcggctccgAGAACGAATCGCGCCCGGCTTCGCGCAGCGCCGAGTCCGACAGAGACTCCGAGAGGGGCTCTGACCACGAGGGGTCTGCCAGAGCTTCTGGGAACGAGTCTGAGCCGGAGGTGTCTAATGATGAGGGCTCTGAAGGAGGCTCAGATGACAGCGATTAG